GACAGATGATATATAGATTTGAAAAGTACAGAGAGATAATACATGGAGAACACTATTAtcagattgaacccagggcttacTAACGGGCTTGCCTGACTAGGGAACTGTAGGATgacgtcacaggtgaggcaggcacacgattaaatgaggcctgtcattggacgagaaggaaggatgggcgggagaaaagatggaaggaagaggaggagacaggaacagaagagagagaagccatggcaggacaatatggaagctgacgttaagattccatgctgtgcctttacaggctgttatgaatgttcttaatggatggatgtgtacagggctttatatgtttagatggacaattatatattatcaattggatcaaaggttattgtgttatgtattctttcatgtgtagatttaagtgcaagggagtgtggggcagctagtctgggctgccccagagttgggatgtgtgtttcttgcatgGAAACCTGCCTCGGGTACTAGAGAGATTGccaccaggctcagagagaggcctttgacattgtgatatggaatggagcaaagcaggtgagaggctttgctgactaagACAAgctatctagcagataccttgagGCACTGCGAACCTAGTGGGAGATAAAGAcagtattttagtttttatatttttacaacaacaggaaacAAGCTTTGAGAATTGTTCTGATTGcagcctgcctcctgccctgcatTTGGTAGAGAGGGAAATGATGTTGACTGGTATTTTtgcttaactttttcttttttcttcttgggttGAGATTCTGAACTCTGTTGCTCATGCTTGCACAACCGACAACTAATCAGCTGAGTCTTCTTCCCTGTCCCTATTTCTTAGTGATATAAGAATATTTCAACTTACTAAATTTACACTACAAAGCGATGCATCAATGATGAGTCTCAGATTCGACAAAACTGTCAAGTGGAAGTACATAAAAATATAGAGTTGCCTTTCAAGAAAAAGTAGtcattttgttataaaaataagcATGTAGGCATTGAatttaaagacaatttaaaataTGGTAAGTAATCAAAGAAGGTACACTATTGTTCTAAAGAAAATAGTTACTCTTCCGGTCCCAGGCGCAGCGGGAGCTGCGGCTTACGgtgcagacatggccaagtccaagaaccccaccacacacaaccagtcccacaaatggcacagaaatggcatcaagaaactcCGGTCACAAAGATACGGATCTCTTAAGGGGGTCGaccccaagtttctgaggaatatgtgctttgccaagaagcacaacaagaaAGACCTGAAGGAGATGCAGGCCAGCAATGCCAAGGCAGTGAGTGCACgagcagaggccatcaaggccctCGTGAAGCGTCAGACCATCAAGCCCAAGGTGCCAAAGGCCCCCAGCCGCAAACTCAGCCGTCTGGCTTTCACCGCTCACCCCAAACTTGGGAAGAAGATTCGAAGTTACATGGCCAAGGGtcgtaggctctgccaaccaaagcccaaggctcaaaccaaggcagaggccaaagctccagcccaggctcccaggggtgcccaggcccctgtgaaggccccatagaacaggctcctgccagtgtgaagacagacggactgctgtgacacacctGCCTACACACACTATctgcagatgaccagtgtcctatgctgtttttacaaataaacttgagacaaaaaaaaaagaaaaagaaaatagttttttgaaatagttttcaTAAATTTTAGTGACCCTCATTTCAATCATTAAATGAGGTCCAAACATGAACATTGGAATCCCAGTCCTTTTCTTGAATGTATAATTTTTGAACAAGGTTTTATTTAACCTCTGGAttaaatttataatgtatttaCTTTGTAAACTTGCAGAAAGATTTTACACCTTTATATATTATGATAAGCCTTTATTTTTAgcaatttatgtttttaatcttCTTAGTGTTTAATATTCCTCTCATATTTATATTGcttgattaatttttattcaatGTTCAAAGCAGAACATGCATTCGAACACATTTATACAGCTGTTTAAGTAAGTTAGATGagacactttctcttctctctgccgtTCTTGGCTCCAAAGGCTTACAGCATGTGCTTTTGAAGAGCCTCTCTAACATGGGCATCATTGTTGATTGAGCACTATTCTCTGTAAAATATTCCCAGAAGTAGCATAATTACATTAAATTGAGTATTGTAAATTTTGGTAGGTTTATGTATGTAGTTTtaactcaaataataaaaaagtttttacCTTTAAACAGAACTGTAAAATAGGCCTAAAATTAAGACTCAGTCATTACAACCATTTGTCCTAACAAAGAACCTGAATTTCATTCCGAGCACCCACAtcatggcttacaaccatctttaactctaaTTACAAATATCTGTACAGTGTCTTCAAATCTCTATAAAGTTACTGACACACACTGACATGTCTAAGCATGCAGGTTAAATACTAAATACATtaccaatattaaaaataatcttaaaatgtaGAAACAAATGGAAATCCATTtactaaaaaattgaaaatgtcaTCAATCAATAGTTTCACTCATTTatcaaaatactcaaaatatattGCAGCAATCACTGAAAGGCATAAAGATATATAATTCCCaccataaagaaaatattttaagtattatatTCATATTCAGACACAAACTAGACACAAAAGTAGTAGCCTAAACTCTACAAATTGGTTTATATcaatttaataaaagttttaatatttattcttcaaaGGATATTAAGCCAAACTACCAGTAGAGGTAGGGTAGAACTTTAGGACCCActtctttcaaagaaaacattaacagTTGATAATTGCTATAGGAGCTTATTCATTAAATCCAAAAATTCTTGTGCTTTGGTGGATAGTATAGATACGAGTAGTACTGACtgaataaaaaagacaaaacaaaaaaacaaaacaaaacaagaggctCACTGGATAACCAAAAATTGTTCTTGTCCAAAGgaagcacagaaacaaaaaatggaagagagagagagagagagagagagagagagagagagagagagagagagagagagagagaaactgaaggaaaagccatcaatCTAGGAATCCATCCAAACTCcctcactattgctgataccaagaagctCTTGCTGACAAGATCCTGGTATGGCTATaacctgagaggttctaccaacAACTGATCAATTGGACTCAGCCATGGTACCTCAATGGAAGAcctaggggaaggactggaggagctgaaggggactgcaGCCTCATAGGAAGAATAGTATCAAGTGGCTGGACCACCTGGAGCACCCGGAAACTGGACCACCCACCAAGGAGTGTACATGGGGGAGCCTCTGTAACACcagatacatgtgtagcagaggatggctgtgtctggcatcaatgggaggggaggcccttggtcttgtggaggtttgGTGCCCCAGAATGGGGCTAGGCTGGAGTGGGTAGAAAAGCAAATTTATGGTGctaaaggggaaggggggaggaaaggggagaagagtGGGTATTGTGGAAGGGTAACTGGGAAGAGGGGTATCAAttgaaaagtaaacaaatgagatgattaatatatttgtttaaagttcatattgctcttccaaaggtccagaGTTCATTCCCTGTATTCATGTGGCAGCTAACAAGTGTCTAGTGTTGCCTTCTGGTATGAAGACGCACATGCAGACTAATGACCCATcacataaaatacacaaacagataaatctttaaaaaggaggtGATGGTACTATAtaccttaaaattaaaatgtaaaaatgaaaattaaacatgaaatttgcagagcAATATGTTTGGAATGATGAGGAATATCTGATAGTGGAAAGTGCAGGGATTGAAGTGATCATATATTATAAATTGAAATCATCAAGAATAAAAACCTTATAAAAATTTAACACCAGCACAATGAACACCGAAACACATTGTGGAAACCTTTTCAGGgctaaaaagtttattttttttgtcattagtTTTATcacctttataaaagaaaacatagatcTTCCTGATTGCTGAGTCCTCTAGAGCAAGCCAACTGCTGTGAGCAGCCTGCTAGTCCATGGGACTTCCATTGTCACCCAACCTCTTTAACTACCTTCAGTACATTCTGAACCATATGGGTAAGCTTCCCTTCTTCCACCCACCACACTGGCTAGCCAAGTCCTCTGGCAATGCCAAACTCCCCTGAACAGTTTTCTAGTCCAGGCGGACCTCCATTCTCCAATGAACACATTGCCCACCTTCATCTGCTCGTCAGTTGCTGAACCATAGAGAGTTGCAGATCCTGAACTACACATACCTGAAGAACCAGAACTATAAAGCCAAAAGATACCAATAAGGAGACCTGTCACAACAGAAcagaggtgcccaagaatcattGTTTGACCTTACCTGTacctcacagcattggggatatggaacctgaagtggccaTCTCCTGTGCATGAACACCATTGGAGCTATAGGgatacaaaataagtaaaaaaaaataagggtgATTACTTATAGAAATATATGCAAGCAGAAGAAATGacaattatgtgtgtatgtgtacatatattcctgattaaaaaaaaaactgatatatCAAGCCAAAATTCTAGATCTAGAAGAAGAAATAGACTACATTAACACAAATAATCAGAGAACTCCACTCTTTCCTTTATAATACAGAGAGAAGATAAACAGTAAAAATGTTAAACTGTATCTCCAAAGCACAGAGAATATACCAGGGGTCAATTGCATGCCTGAAGAATGTCATTGCTTGAAGCCTTAGCCTATATTCATCCTACATAGATTTATGTAACTGTTCGGCTCTACCAAACGCTCTCAGTCTCTGTAGACAACTGGATTTGAATTTTATGAACAGCTGGAAAAATATGTACTGAACCACACCTTGTTTTTATgtgaaatgtttctctttttttaattcagttttttaaatttacatcacaaatgttattccctttccctgtttcctggacaTGAGCCCAATATATCATAACCCTCCCGTTATCCTATAAGGATCTGCCCCTTCCCCATCTACCTGTCCTTCCCcgcccccaacattcccctatactggggggtccagccttggcaggaggaagcatttctccttccattggtgcccaacaaggccttcctctgctacatatgcagctggagccatgggtcagttcatgtacagtctttgagTAGGGGTTTAGTgtctaggagctctggttggttgggactgttgttcttatggggttgcaagcccttccaggtttttcaatcctttctctaatttctccaacattcagtggtttgctgctagcatttgcctctgtatttagcATGTTCTGGCTGTATCAGGAAAAATCTATatcctggttcctgtcagcatgcccttcttagattcatcaatcttatctagtcttggtgaaaatatatatatatatatatatatatacacacacaaaacatgtgagatatatatatatatatatatatatatatatatatatatcacatgtgggacgggctctgaatggccattccttgagtcaatgcttcaaactctgctccatatctcctcctttgaatatttgttcccccttgtaagaa
This is a stretch of genomic DNA from Rattus rattus isolate New Zealand chromosome 10, Rrattus_CSIRO_v1, whole genome shotgun sequence. It encodes these proteins:
- the LOC116911724 gene encoding 60S ribosomal protein L29-like, producing MAKSKNPTTHNQSHKWHRNGIKKLRSQRYGSLKGVDPKFLRNMCFAKKHNKKDLKEMQASNAKAVSARAEAIKALVKRQTIKPKVPKAPSRKLSRLAFTAHPKLGKKIRSYMAKGRRLCQPKPKAQTKAEAKAPAQAPRGAQAPVKAP